The sequence GTGGACGGGTATTAGTTATTGCTGGTAGTGATCAATATCGAGGTGCAGCATTGTTGGCCTTAAAGGGAGTGATGGCAACTGGTGTTGGAAGTATCCAGGCGGCAATTCCTAAGAAAGTTGCTGACTCTTTGTGGCAAGTGTTGCCTGAGGTTGTAGTAGCTGGTGTCCTTCAGAGTCCATCCAAAGGAGCACTTTTATGTGATTTTTTAGCGGCTCAAGATCTTGGGCGATTTGATGCAGTTTTACTTGGCCCTGGATTAGGAGCAAGTGACGAGCACTGGAGAGAGGTGATCGATAGTTTTCAAGATTTTGATGGACTGATTGTTTTAGATGCCGATGGATTGAATCGGTTAGCTTCCTTTGAGGGCAGGTGGGAATGGATTCAGAGGCGTAATGGTGTGACTTGGCTTACTCCTCATCTTTCTGAATTCCAGAGACTATTTCCTGATATTGAAACATCATCACTTCTTGATGCGGCGTGTGCGGCTGCACAACTTAGTGGGGCAGGAGTATTACTAAAGGCAGCGAATAGTGTCATTGCGGATCCTCTTGGAATGGCATGGCAATTAGTTGATACAGCGCCATATGTGGCAAGAACTGGATTGGGTGATCTATTGGCTGGTTTTGTTACAGGGGCAGGGGCTCTTTCCATTGCATCACCTAATGGGATTTCTTGTGAGGTGCTTGCAATGTCTGCTTTCGTGCATGCTCAAATGGCACGTGAATCAAAGAAAGGAAGTTCCGCTAGTGCAGTACTTGCATCTCTTGAAGAGTGGGTAAAGATTATTCAATCAAAAGACCTGGATTTGGATATTCTTCCTTCTTCCAAATGACATCGTTATGTTGGCAAATGTGTAGTTTTGGAAACAAGAATCTGAAGGGTTCTTGAAACCCAGCCCAGTTTTCGAATATTCGTACGAAAGTTGTCCGCAAAGTGATACGGGTTAGAAAAAATGGTTTCATCAGTGCAAAAAACAGCTGACTCACAAAAACGTCGTAGTAGTGATCCCATTAGTTGGTATCTATCGACGATTGGAAGGATTCCTTTGTTAACCCCAGCTGAGGAAATTGAGTTGGGGAATCAGGTACAGGCCATGATGAATTTGACAGAAGATTGCCTAATAAATAATGAGACGAAAGAATTTACTTCTCGTGAACGTCGTGTGATTCGTATTGGGCGACGTGCCAAGGAGCGCATGATGAAGGCAAACCTTCGATTAGTAGTTAGTGTCGCAAAAAAATATCAAGGTAAAGGTTTAGAACTCTTAGACCTTGTCCAGGAAGGATCTCTGGGCCTAGAGCGAGCTGTGGAAAAATTCGACCCCACTCGTGGATATAAATTTTCTACCTATGCATTTTGGTGGATACGTCAAAGCATGACTCGTGCAATTGCCTGTCAATCGCGCACAATTCGATTACCTGTTCATTTAAGTGAAAGACTTACCACTATTAGGAAAGTAAGCCTTGATCTGGCTCATAAATTAGGAGCAATGCCTAGTCGTGCTGAAATTGCTGAAGCAATGGAAATCCCGCTAGAAGAACTTGACTCCTTGTTAAGACAAGCTTTAACAACAAGCAGTCTGGATGCTCCAGTCAATGGTGACGAGGGAAGAAGTTTTTTGGGTGACCTTATTGCGGACTCTACTCATGAAGAACCTTTGGATAAGGTAGAGCAACGTATTCATCAGGAGCAGCTTGGACGTTGGTTGACTCATCTCAGCGAGCAAGAGCAGCATGTTCTCAAGCTTCGTTTTGGATTAGAAGGGAATGAAAGACATACACTGGCTGAGATTGGACGACTTTTAGCAGTTTCAAGAGAACGAGTAAGACAAGTTGAACTAAAAGCACTTAGAAAGTTGAGAAACCTGACTAGAAAGCTTCCAAGTGGTATTTAAATAAACTTTTAATTAGATATAATTCAGGTGAATAAATTCAATATTAATTTTCTTCAGCCCAAATATATT comes from Prochlorococcus sp. MIT 1307 and encodes:
- a CDS encoding NAD(P)H-hydrate dehydratase — translated: MTWPKTDADHLLVTAPQMANLESEMFASGLPVAALMEKVGQAMAAWLISHSGLIDSGVVVLVGPGHNGGDGLVVARELYLAGVKVEIWCPLNVNKTLTAQHLSHANWLGIRQLKQTPNTSDKSLWIDALFGLSQSRPLPQPIVELFNKRHLAMPGRMVSLDVPSGICPDSGEPFAGGAAFASFTLTVGLIKQGLVQDLALPYVGRLVRIELGLQTHVLHELPKPLRLCIKPSDLMSVSWPQPDRLASKYQRGRVLVIAGSDQYRGAALLALKGVMATGVGSIQAAIPKKVADSLWQVLPEVVVAGVLQSPSKGALLCDFLAAQDLGRFDAVLLGPGLGASDEHWREVIDSFQDFDGLIVLDADGLNRLASFEGRWEWIQRRNGVTWLTPHLSEFQRLFPDIETSSLLDAACAAAQLSGAGVLLKAANSVIADPLGMAWQLVDTAPYVARTGLGDLLAGFVTGAGALSIASPNGISCEVLAMSAFVHAQMARESKKGSSASAVLASLEEWVKIIQSKDLDLDILPSSK
- a CDS encoding RpoD/SigA family RNA polymerase sigma factor, with product MVSSVQKTADSQKRRSSDPISWYLSTIGRIPLLTPAEEIELGNQVQAMMNLTEDCLINNETKEFTSRERRVIRIGRRAKERMMKANLRLVVSVAKKYQGKGLELLDLVQEGSLGLERAVEKFDPTRGYKFSTYAFWWIRQSMTRAIACQSRTIRLPVHLSERLTTIRKVSLDLAHKLGAMPSRAEIAEAMEIPLEELDSLLRQALTTSSLDAPVNGDEGRSFLGDLIADSTHEEPLDKVEQRIHQEQLGRWLTHLSEQEQHVLKLRFGLEGNERHTLAEIGRLLAVSRERVRQVELKALRKLRNLTRKLPSGI